Below is a window of Falco rusticolus isolate bFalRus1 chromosome 9, bFalRus1.pri, whole genome shotgun sequence DNA.
TAATGGTGTAAATTTCAAGACTGCATTTGACCTTCCGATAATTGTTTCAGCTGAATGACTCTCTACTCTGAACTTCAGTATAaacatatgcacacacaaaagTGCCATCAGTCTAGAGCTTTATGTATGTATCTGTTCTCACCTAGGATAAACCTGAAGTTGTATGCAGCGCCCTCTCACTGTGCCAGTCTCTTCAGAAGCAGCTTGCTGCAATGAAACTTCAGAAACAACTCCAGTCCAATAAGATACCAGAGCTGGATTTCTCTGAACTGGCATCCCCCTTCATGGCCAATGTGCCTCTTCTCCTTTACCCTCAGGACAGACCCAAGCAGAAGTCTAAGGTAAGGGTGCAGCGCTATTCCAGCATGCAAGAGAAGTGCATGTTTCTTGCTCCAGAGCTTCAGTGCTCCTTTGCATAAGAATTTATTGATGATTCTTGGTAAGGCGTTGTTGTACTGGGCACAGGTTAAACTGATGTGCTTCACCTGCATGACTGTCTCCTATTGAATTTTATGCTGATGCATACAGACAACTACCTTTTTCTTTACCCTGTGGGTttaaagctgagaaaaatgacagctgcagcccctgtggACCGTACCTGTAATCTAGGATTAACCACCACAGTGTATAATGACAATTCTTGTGCTGGGCTGTTTCCATCCAGGACTGTAGTAGTCAAGCAGGTCTTACTGGAAACAGTTTTCTCTTAGAGCAAGCTTGGCACCAGTGTTCAAAGGAAGAATTCTCCCACATTCAGAGTAATCTGCTAGCTGTGCCCTTCAGGGGAGGCATTCATCTCTGAATTCAGAGGTGACAGACTGGATCAGAAAAGAACAAGTAGTTACCAAAGGGGAGTAATCAGATGATAAACTTGGGAGTAGAGGCAGAGTCTTGATAGCAAGCCTAGATATGGGAGTTAAACAGTCGAGTGGGTGGAGAACAAGCTGCTGTGGGTGGAGCAGGTAAGATCTATGCCAGATTTAGAAACCTTCCCACTGTGGTCTGTAACAAAACCAAGAGATTTTGAAGATTGGGTACCTTAACAGTTATCTCGGGTTTCGGAGCCAAGTAGGTACCTAATCTCCATCTAGTGGCTGGTGCACATACCAGCAGCAGCTTGTCTAGTATTAGCTCAGGCTTTTATGTATTCTATAGAATATTCATTAAGATTTGTATATGCTTCAGAATAGCTTTCAAAACTTGGTAGTAACGGAAGCTTCTGAAATGTGTTATGTGAAGATATGTCAACTTAAGTTTCCTTTCACTCTTTGTCCAGGGAAGTGGGGATGTATGCCAAGACTGCGTTCAGCTGGTTACTGATGTTCAGGAAGCTGTGAGGACAAACTCATCTTTTGTGAAGTCTTTGGTTGCTCACGCTAAAGAGGAGTGTGACCGTTTGGGACCTGGAATGTCTGATATGGTAAGCTATTTTTTTGTTCACAAATCTATTCCTGTATGTGACTTAATCCTCTCAGTATGATCtctatttaataaaacaaaggaGAGCGTGTCACATGTTACGCAGTATAACAACGTTGAAATAATAAACTTTCAGGTCAAGAAAATTGGGTGGGGTGTATGgcactggggaggaggaaaaagatttAAGACTGCTGCTAGCCCTTAAGgccttttttataaaaatgatcTGGCAGGGTAATGTGGCCGTATCAATGAGGGGGAGTGCTTTTGCcctgagaggaagagaaaaggactTATCAGATAAGCAGCTACGTGTGCAATGATTGTGTAATGTGAAATGCCATCTTACATTTGGGACAAGCTCTGAAAGACAACAGAATAGTTACTAACTAGAGCAAGTATATTAATACCTTGAGATGTATTAGAAAATTCTAGATCAACTCTACAGCTTAAGTGGTTTGGTATttacaagtttttcttttcctactttcTGTAGTGCAAGAGCTATATCTCTGAATATTCTGACTTGGCTATCCAAATGATGATGCACATGGTAAGATCAGTAGAATATTATATTTGCtctcagtttttctgctttgtgtagCTAACTTATTTGGAAACGGGAAACTTTAACTGCATAGGTCTGGGGAGAACCCTTGCTCTGTAAGTCTTGGTGTTAATGTTTTGAACTTGGCATTGAATTGGATAGTAACTTTGGTCTCAGAATGCTTTCTTTagcactttccttttctttcagaactaCTTCAGCAGTGCAAAAGGCACTCTAGTCCTTTGAAACACAGAAGATGCATTACATATGTTCCTTTATACTCCATTTCAGTCCTGTACTTACACCACTTCCCCTCTCCTCACTAGATACTGTGTTAAACGTATTAGAGTTGGTTTTTGTCACAGTCTTGCAAAATTGGCTCAAGTGTTAGAGATACTGTGTCTATTTGAAGCAAGACTAAAACATTCCTCTTCTGGAATTGCTATCTCAAGACTCCTGCTCTCTGGGCTCTTAGTAGGAGCCATGGAAAGTGAGTGGTACTGCACTACCTCTTCTGCAGCAACATACAGTGTATTTTACCTGTGACCACATCCATAGTACCTCTTTATCCAGAGATCttgaaacctttaaaaaaaaaaacaaaaaaacaacacaaacaaacccaaaggtAAGATTTTCTTTAGAGAATGCAGTGCCTTGATGCCACAAGTAACATGAACAATTTATAAGTGAATTTATGGCTAGAGTATGTGGTTGACTTGAACCTGAATTTGGTAATACAGcgccctttttttttgtttccagtcaCTCAAGGCTATTTAGAAGCTCATACTGCTTTTTAAGCATTTGGGGGTGGCAGCAAATCTTTGTTCCATCAACTAGTTAGTTTCTCATAAGCATTGCAATACAGTCTGTTGTTGTTACCTGAAATTGGAATATGACCACACCTTGCATCCGGCTAAGTGTTATTCAGACTCTTTGGAGGTAGTCTTGCCCAGGATGCTTTAATGACTTCAGATGAATAATGCTGGTTAGCACTGTGCAATTAAATGTGAGTTGCTTTAGCAATGCTAAGGATCTTTGGGGTGGGGAGCATGTCATATTCCATCATCTATATGGAAAGAATGTATGCAGTTCCAAGtgcttggcattttttttctcttaactgttatctttaatttctcctttcttcctgtcTCCAATCTCCCCTGTCAACAGAAGGATCAGGTAGGTGAGCAACTTGCCTGTGGTGATAGCCTGCTCGTAGTTCACTTCTTGCTCTAAAAGAGCTTGTAGTTTACTTCTTGCTCTATTAGCTGTGTACATGGTGTGACTGTACTCAGTGTTGACAGATACAAGGGATATTTATGTgattaaaacagagaaagactATAGACTTCCTCCACTGGATCAGTCCTACTTCCAGCTCCAGACGCCGGTTTGTGCTATTGAGATTTCAGCTTGATTATGTTTTGGCCAGTAGAGCATAGAATATGCTCACTTTCATACAAGAAGGATAGATGTGGAAAAAGCATGCCGGTGGCTCCTGTCAGCTTCTGGTTTAAAGGTTGGGCTCAAAAGGGCGTGAGTGCAGCTGTCCCTGGGTCTCTTTTTGGTTAACCTTTAAATCTAGGGCAATGGTATAGACGTTTGGAGCATATGAATTGAAAAGAAGATGTGGGAGGCCTTTAAGCTCCTGCTCCTTAGAGCTATTTGGGCTTCTAATTTAAGTCCTGGGAGACCTTGTGTCTGTCATCTGTCTGTGAGGGAACATGTTGTGTGTATGTGGGTGTTGCTGTAACACTAATATCTGGAAATGCTTCTTACGATGCATGAACCGAAGGGCTTGACCTAAAGGTACTGCCTGGAGTGGTCTGAAGCAGCAGTGTATCTCTGAGATACTGCTTTTGCCTGTGCATGAGGTTGTGGCATGATAACTGTTGTATAAGCCTGTGCTGTAAGAAGCTTGATGCCCTGGTGACAGGGTGGGGTACGATCTGCTAATTAACCATAGGACCAAAGGTACCTTTTTTAGCTTAAGTAGACTTTAGGTGGAAAATTCAAGTTTTGTGTATTACTCTCACTTTCGTGTATTACTTACTTTCTCACTTTGTGTGGATATAATGTGGCCTCCTTAGAGCAGTTTGGCTCATGtccagcatttatttttgcttttagtaaTGTATGTTTCTAAAACTTTTGAGAAACACAGAGCCTTTGAAAAGGCTTTCTAAGTCTCTGCTGTTTCCCCTCTTACTGTGAAAAGAATACTTGAAATAGTTCCTGCAGATACTTGTAAAAAGGGTTAGACTTAGGTTTTAACATGGTTAACTTCTTGTTTCTTGTAGGCTGTGTTCAATAACGTGGGaatgtgtttctgtttgcaaaatgtGACATTACTGGATACTTTAAAGAAGGTAGtttgtggaaagagaaaaggagtcCTTTCTTCTAGgcatttcttccagcttttgGGTGAACTCTGAAGTCAGGATAATTAGCCTCTTCTGTGATTACTTAAAGCTTTCAGGGGAGCAGCTTCATGGATGCAGGTCTAATGTGATGCTGGTGGCCTGTTCTGGTGTTGGTAGCTCTTAAGTCAACTCCTTTGAAGGGCTTGCCTAGTGTATTAGCTCATGGTAAATGGGGTTTTTAAATGGATGTTGCCTAACCTCTTCCTCTTCTAAACGGACTGCTAAATTTTGTTTGGTAGTTATCCTGCCTATAACCATATCAAATGCTTTGACAATACTTGAAGTAGAAGTAGTAATGAAACTTCTAGTTGTGTTGGAGCCTTCTAAAACTGTTCTCTGTGCCTGCTCACTGGCTCCGTAGAAAGGACAGAATCTTCTGGACTTCTTAAAATTGGTTATACATCTCTTTCCAGCAACCAAAGGACATTTGTGCCATGGTTGGGTTCTGTCCTTCCGTGAAATCTGTTCCCCTTCAGACTCTGGTGCCAGCTCAGGTGGTTCGTGAAGTAAAAGCAGAAGTTGTGGAGGTAAGGTAGACTCTTGGTAATCAAcagctttgccttcctttttgctttggtGTAATGAACTagatgaaatagaaaaataagagCTTTTATGCATAGAATAATTGAAGTCTCCCTGCATGTACATTACTGGCCACCTCTTGTTACTGAAGCTGATCTGTGAAGAAGAGCTGACTGATTTGCTAAATAGTGGAGCCTATGCTAAATAGTGGAGCCTATGCTAAACCAAAGCTGTAAAGTAGTATTTCAGGATTGAAATGGGAACTCCTGTTCCAGCAGTAGTGGGGCAGCCATTCTAAATGACACTTCAAATGTTAGAGGGCAAATTGCTGGATTTGGGTTTTGCTTGACATTTGGAGTTAGCTTCcatcccttttaaaaatgggacAGCACTCTGCCTGTGCAGATGAATGAGCAGAGTCAGAGCCGAAGCTCTTGAATTTGGAGAAGCACCTTAGGTTCTCATGGCCTTTATGTGAGACATtggctgaggttttttttttttttttagttttttttttttgaaagggaagaCTTTTTTGAGGACAGTTAATTTCTGATTAACAGGCTCCAAACAATTGCCCTCAAGTCCCTCAATTTATAGCTTGCTTTTGCGAACAGGAGGATGCTCTCAATTCTAGCAAATGTTGTCCTTGCGGTATTGAAACACACTTCCAATTTCCCTTGACTCCAGTCACTGTGGGGCTGCTTATTTCTGTGTCTACTGAATTCAGCTCCTTTCCTTATACAGCCTGGGGATTGTAGTCTTAATTAGTCATACAAAATGACTGTTCATTTGGAAGGACTTTTTACTTAGACCTTTGAGGTTGGTTTTGGGTTCTGTATGACCTTTTGAGTTCAGTTCAAGCTGGCTAGCTGGGTAAATGAATTAGTGTGCTGCATGTGAATGTCAGTGCTGTTAGTCTGATCTTTCACCAGTTGTGTCAAAAGTGGTAAAGTGCTGGTTTATTGTTTTGTATGTTTCTTCTGTGTACTCAGAAAGCCTCAGTTCAAGAGAAGACTTTTTCCCTGTGTGAAATATGCGAGACCATGGTGAAAGAAGTGACTGGCCTCTTGGAGAGCAACAAGACAGAGGTGAGTAAGTGATGGAAATAGTACTTCTTCCTAGGTTTGGCTAAGATGGGGCTGTAttggaagaggggaaggaaagtCAATTGTATTGTCTGTTTTCATGAGAGCAAGATTTTCATCCTGGGTGGGTTGGAGTAAGAAAACATGTACTTAGAGTCGAGTtagatttctgttcttcatttgcCATGCATCCCTCATCCTGCTTCAGGAGGAGATTGTACACGAAATGGAGGTGATCTGCTACCTCTTCCCAGCAAGTGTCAAAGACCAGTGTAAGGACTTCATAGATGTCTACGGCCAGGCTTTGATTGACATGCTCTTGGAGGCGACGAATCCTGAAGCTGTGTGTGTTATGCTGAAATGCTGTGCAGCCAACAAGCCTCCGCAGCAGCCAGGTTGGTGGTGTTGCAAAATGAGCTAGTTCACCTGTGACTTTATCTCTTGAGGACATGTGCTTTAGTACTTTGCtgcctcctttcttcttttgggaGGAACTACTTAAGTGCTGAcatttgtggtggtgttttgtgtttgtttattccCCCTTCTCAGTTTTAGTGAAACCTGCAGGTGGCTTCTGTGATATCTGCAAGATGGTGGTAGCTTATGCAGACAAAGAACTAGAGAAGAATGCCACGACAGCTGAAATCGAAGCTTTATTGGAAAAAGTCTGTCACTTCTTGCCAGAGTCTGTCAGTGATCAGGTAAAGTGCTTGTGCAGGAGGCAGGCTAAAAAGCAGTGGTTGTTTTGATGGCTGGGAGCTGTCTTTGTTGATTTGTTAGGTTTACCTAGGTCTTAGTGATAATTACACTTACTTAATTTTGAGTGTTGCACCTGATGCTCTGTCTACATGCTAATTTTAGGTCCGTCTCTCAAGTGTCTCTACTTCTGCTATAAATGTCCAGGTACTCATAATAGAGGTCTCTGTGTTTGAGCAATTACCTTGCTCTCtggctggagacaaactgtcCACAGGTGCAGCTGGGACTGGCTTGTGCTCAGCACTGATCCTTcctaagtttttttttcttttactagtTATCACCAAAGCATAGCGGCTTGTCGTGTGCAGTagacagaaaaagagggagaaagctTGATCTGAGGCAGCCAAAGGAGGACCGCACAGGCCTTTCAGTGTGGCAGCCTACCTTCCAGTCAGAGCAAGGCAGATAGAGATGAATAGAAGgatgaaacattttgcagagtGTTTGGAAAAGCGAGAGAGCAGGATCTCTTGGTGGTTTTTGAGTAGTCAGTCTTCCTTTGCTAGAGGCtggaaggacttgggggtgcaGGGAGATTAGGTTTTTGCACTCCTGGTCCTCAAGGGTTGGCAGTCGTTTGAATAGATGAAGACTTTTAAGGGCCTGAattggctggctggctggttgTACTAATTTGCAGTCAGTAAAGGTTTGCCTTGAAATACTCTGAGAACAGTGGGTGGGAACAGCTGAAGGTTTTTTCCTCAACGCTGGTCCTTTTCAGGGGATTAACAAAGTAATTGGAAGTAGGCTGGCATAATTTCAGtgagacagcagaaagcaataCCTGTTAGGCTATGGCTATCAAGATTTACCTGGAAATCTTATTAGGTGGCTGCTGAGTGTCAGCAAGTGGCAACTGCTTATAAGTTTACTAGGCATACAGTATACAGGCTTA
It encodes the following:
- the LOC119153199 gene encoding prosaposin isoform X1, translated to MARWLLCLLGLLAAAVASPVLWQKDCIKGPEVWCQSIRTASQCGAVKHCQQNVWNKPTVNSIPCDLCKELVTVAGKVLKDNGTEDEIRAYLEKTCEFLPDQGLVSECKEIVDSYLPVIMDMIKEELDKPEVVCSALSLCQSLQKQLAAMKLQKQLQSNKIPELDFSELASPFMANVPLLLYPQDRPKQKSKGSGDVCQDCVQLVTDVQEAVRTNSSFVKSLVAHAKEECDRLGPGMSDMCKSYISEYSDLAIQMMMHMKDQAVFNNVGMCFCLQNVTLLDTLKKQPKDICAMVGFCPSVKSVPLQTLVPAQVVREVKAEVVEKASVQEKTFSLCEICETMVKEVTGLLESNKTEEEIVHEMEVICYLFPASVKDQCKDFIDVYGQALIDMLLEATNPEAVCVMLKCCAANKPPQQPVLVKPAGGFCDICKMVVAYADKELEKNATTAEIEALLEKVCHFLPESVSDQVRLSSVSTSAINVQCVQFVEQYEPVVVQLLAEVMDPTFVCTKLGVCGSAKQPLLGDDACVWGPGYWCKNMETAAQCNAVDHCKRHVWN
- the LOC119153199 gene encoding prosaposin isoform X4, which produces MARWLLCLLGLLAAAVASPVLWQKDCIKGPEVWCQSIRTASQCGAVKHCQQNVWNKPTVNSIPCDLCKELVTVAGKVLKDNGTEDEIRAYLEKTCEFLPDQGLVSECKEIVDSYLPVIMDMIKEELDKPEVVCSALSLCQSLQKQLAAMKLQKQLQSNKIPELDFSELASPFMANVPLLLYPQDRPKQKSKGSGDVCQDCVQLVTDVQEAVRTNSSFVKSLVAHAKEECDRLGPGMSDMCKSYISEYSDLAIQMMMHMKDQAVFNNVGMCFCLQNVTLLDTLKKQPKDICAMVGFCPSVKSVPLQTLVPAQVVREVKAEVVEKASVQEKTFSLCEICETMVKEVTGLLESNKTEEEIVHEMEVICYLFPASVKDQCKDFIDVYGQALIDMLLEATNPEAVCVMLKCCAANKPPQQPVLVKPAGGFCDICKMVVAYADKELEKNATTAEIEALLEKVCHFLPESVSDQCVQFVEQYEPVVVQLLAEVMDPTFVCTKLGVCGSAKQPLLGDDACVWGPGYWCKNMETAAQCNAVDHCKRHVWN
- the LOC119153199 gene encoding prosaposin isoform X5 → MARWLLCLLGLLAAAVASPVLWQKDCIKGPEVWCQSIRTASQCGAVKHCQQNVWNKPTVNSIPCDLCKELVTVAGKVLKDNGTEDEIRAYLEKTCEFLPDQGLVSECKEIVDSYLPVIMDMIKEELDKPEVVCSALSLCQSLQKQLAAMKLQKQLQSNKIPELDFSELASPFMANVPLLLYPQDRPKQKSKGSGDVCQDCVQLVTDVQEAVRTNSSFVKSLVAHAKEECDRLGPGMSDMCKSYISEYSDLAIQMMMHMKDQQPKDICAMVGFCPSVKSVPLQTLVPAQVVREVKAEVVEKASVQEKTFSLCEICETMVKEVTGLLESNKTEEEIVHEMEVICYLFPASVKDQCKDFIDVYGQALIDMLLEATNPEAVCVMLKCCAANKPPQQPVLVKPAGGFCDICKMVVAYADKELEKNATTAEIEALLEKVCHFLPESVSDQVRLSSVSTSAINVQCVQFVEQYEPVVVQLLAEVMDPTFVCTKLGVCGSAKQPLLGDDACVWGPGYWCKNMETAAQCNAVDHCKRHVWN
- the LOC119153199 gene encoding prosaposin isoform X8, producing the protein MARWLLCLLGLLAAAVASPVLWQKDCIKGPEVWCQSIRTASQCGAVKHCQQNVWNKPTVNSIPCDLCKELVTVAGKVLKDNGTEDEIRAYLEKTCEFLPDQGLVSECKEIVDSYLPVIMDMIKEELDKPEVVCSALSLCQSLQKQLAAMKLQKQLQSNKIPELDFSELASPFMANVPLLLYPQDRPKQKSKGSGDVCQDCVQLVTDVQEAVRTNSSFVKSLVAHAKEECDRLGPGMSDMCKSYISEYSDLAIQMMMHMKDQQPKDICAMVGFCPSVKSVPLQTLVPAQVVREVKAEVVEKASVQEKTFSLCEICETMVKEVTGLLESNKTEEEIVHEMEVICYLFPASVKDQCKDFIDVYGQALIDMLLEATNPEAVCVMLKCCAANKPPQQPVLVKPAGGFCDICKMVVAYADKELEKNATTAEIEALLEKVCHFLPESVSDQCVQFVEQYEPVVVQLLAEVMDPTFVCTKLGVCGSAKQPLLGDDACVWGPGYWCKNMETAAQCNAVDHCKRHVWN
- the LOC119153199 gene encoding prosaposin isoform X6 is translated as MARWLLCLLGLLAAAVASPVLWQKDCIKGPEVWCQSIRTASQCGAVKHCQQNVWNKPTVNSIPCDLCKELVTVAGKVLKDNGTEDEIRAYLEKTCEFLPDQGLVSECKEIVDSYLPVIMDMIKEELDKPEVVCSALSLCQSLQKQLAAMKLQKQLQSNKIPELDFSELASPFMANVPLLLYPQDRPKQKSKGSGDVCQDCVQLVTDVQEAVRTNSSFVKSLVAHAKEECDRLGPGMSDMCKSYISEYSDLAIQMMMHMDQQPKDICAMVGFCPSVKSVPLQTLVPAQVVREVKAEVVEKASVQEKTFSLCEICETMVKEVTGLLESNKTEEEIVHEMEVICYLFPASVKDQCKDFIDVYGQALIDMLLEATNPEAVCVMLKCCAANKPPQQPVLVKPAGGFCDICKMVVAYADKELEKNATTAEIEALLEKVCHFLPESVSDQVRLSSVSTSAINVQCVQFVEQYEPVVVQLLAEVMDPTFVCTKLGVCGSAKQPLLGDDACVWGPGYWCKNMETAAQCNAVDHCKRHVWN
- the LOC119153199 gene encoding prosaposin isoform X2: MARWLLCLLGLLAAAVASPVLWQKDCIKGPEVWCQSIRTASQCGAVKHCQQNVWNKPTVNSIPCDLCKELVTVAGKVLKDNGTEDEIRAYLEKTCEFLPDQGLVSECKEIVDSYLPVIMDMIKEELDKPEVVCSALSLCQSLQKQLAAMKLQKQLQSNKIPELDFSELASPFMANVPLLLYPQDRPKQKSKGSGDVCQDCVQLVTDVQEAVRTNSSFVKSLVAHAKEECDRLGPGMSDMCKSYISEYSDLAIQMMMHMKDQAVFNNVGMCFCLQNVTLLDTLKKQPKDICAMVGFCPSVKSVPLQTLVPAQVVREVKAEVVEKASVQEKTFSLCEICETMVKEVTGLLESNKTEEEIVHEMEVICYLFPASVKDQCKDFIDVYGQALIDMLLEATNPEAVCVMLKCCAANKPPQQPVKPAGGFCDICKMVVAYADKELEKNATTAEIEALLEKVCHFLPESVSDQVRLSSVSTSAINVQCVQFVEQYEPVVVQLLAEVMDPTFVCTKLGVCGSAKQPLLGDDACVWGPGYWCKNMETAAQCNAVDHCKRHVWN
- the LOC119153199 gene encoding prosaposin isoform X3: MARWLLCLLGLLAAAVASPVLWQKDCIKGPEVWCQSIRTASQCGAVKHCQQNVWNKPTVNSIPCDLCKELVTVAGKVLKDNGTEDEIRAYLEKTCEFLPDQGLVSECKEIVDSYLPVIMDMIKEELDKPEVVCSALSLCQSLQKQLAAMKLQKQLQSNKIPELDFSELASPFMANVPLLLYPQDRPKQKSKGSGDVCQDCVQLVTDVQEAVRTNSSFVKSLVAHAKEECDRLGPGMSDMCKSYISEYSDLAIQMMMHMKDQAVFNNVGMCFCLQNVTLLDTLKKQPKDICAMVGFCPSVKSVPLQTLVPAQVVREVKAEVVEKASVQEKTFSLCEICETMVKEVTGLLESNKTEEEIVHEMEVICYLFPASVKDQCKDFIDVYGQALIDMLLEATNPEAVCVMLKCCAANKPPQQPGGFCDICKMVVAYADKELEKNATTAEIEALLEKVCHFLPESVSDQVRLSSVSTSAINVQCVQFVEQYEPVVVQLLAEVMDPTFVCTKLGVCGSAKQPLLGDDACVWGPGYWCKNMETAAQCNAVDHCKRHVWN
- the LOC119153199 gene encoding prosaposin isoform X10 produces the protein MARWLLCLLGLLAAAVASPVLWQKDCIKGPEVWCQSIRTASQCGAVKHCQQNVWNKPTVNSIPCDLCKELVTVAGKVLKDNGTEDEIRAYLEKTCEFLPDQGLVSECKEIVDSYLPVIMDMIKEELDKPEVVCSALSLCQSLQKQLAAMKLQKQLQSNKIPELDFSELASPFMANVPLLLYPQDRPKQKSKGSGDVCQDCVQLVTDVQEAVRTNSSFVKSLVAHAKEECDRLGPGMSDMCKSYISEYSDLAIQMMMHMQPKDICAMVGFCPSVKSVPLQTLVPAQVVREVKAEVVEKASVQEKTFSLCEICETMVKEVTGLLESNKTEEEIVHEMEVICYLFPASVKDQCKDFIDVYGQALIDMLLEATNPEAVCVMLKCCAANKPPQQPVLVKPAGGFCDICKMVVAYADKELEKNATTAEIEALLEKVCHFLPESVSDQCVQFVEQYEPVVVQLLAEVMDPTFVCTKLGVCGSAKQPLLGDDACVWGPGYWCKNMETAAQCNAVDHCKRHVWN
- the LOC119153199 gene encoding prosaposin isoform X9; the encoded protein is MARWLLCLLGLLAAAVASPVLWQKDCIKGPEVWCQSIRTASQCGAVKHCQQNVWNKPTVNSIPCDLCKELVTVAGKVLKDNGTEDEIRAYLEKTCEFLPDQGLVSECKEIVDSYLPVIMDMIKEELDKPEVVCSALSLCQSLQKQLAAMKLQKQLQSNKIPELDFSELASPFMANVPLLLYPQDRPKQKSKGSGDVCQDCVQLVTDVQEAVRTNSSFVKSLVAHAKEECDRLGPGMSDMCKSYISEYSDLAIQMMMHMDQQPKDICAMVGFCPSVKSVPLQTLVPAQVVREVKAEVVEKASVQEKTFSLCEICETMVKEVTGLLESNKTEEEIVHEMEVICYLFPASVKDQCKDFIDVYGQALIDMLLEATNPEAVCVMLKCCAANKPPQQPVLVKPAGGFCDICKMVVAYADKELEKNATTAEIEALLEKVCHFLPESVSDQCVQFVEQYEPVVVQLLAEVMDPTFVCTKLGVCGSAKQPLLGDDACVWGPGYWCKNMETAAQCNAVDHCKRHVWN
- the LOC119153199 gene encoding prosaposin isoform X7, whose protein sequence is MARWLLCLLGLLAAAVASPVLWQKDCIKGPEVWCQSIRTASQCGAVKHCQQNVWNKPTVNSIPCDLCKELVTVAGKVLKDNGTEDEIRAYLEKTCEFLPDQGLVSECKEIVDSYLPVIMDMIKEELDKPEVVCSALSLCQSLQKQLAAMKLQKQLQSNKIPELDFSELASPFMANVPLLLYPQDRPKQKSKGSGDVCQDCVQLVTDVQEAVRTNSSFVKSLVAHAKEECDRLGPGMSDMCKSYISEYSDLAIQMMMHMQPKDICAMVGFCPSVKSVPLQTLVPAQVVREVKAEVVEKASVQEKTFSLCEICETMVKEVTGLLESNKTEEEIVHEMEVICYLFPASVKDQCKDFIDVYGQALIDMLLEATNPEAVCVMLKCCAANKPPQQPVLVKPAGGFCDICKMVVAYADKELEKNATTAEIEALLEKVCHFLPESVSDQVRLSSVSTSAINVQCVQFVEQYEPVVVQLLAEVMDPTFVCTKLGVCGSAKQPLLGDDACVWGPGYWCKNMETAAQCNAVDHCKRHVWN